Below is a window of Mesomycoplasma bovoculi M165/69 DNA.
ACTTGCTTGATTTGAATTATTTTCACTTTTAAAAACAACTTGATAACCAAGATGATTTCCAAGTTTAAGTAATGGAAAACCAAAATTTGAGTTTGCTAAAAATCTCAATTTAGCATAAAAAGCCAAAAGTAAATCCGCTAAATTGTCAATTGGAACTTGTTTGCTCTTGTCATTTTTGTAATAAGGTTGAACACCACTAAAAAAACCTGATTTTTCACTTAAATTTTGGATACTTTTATTATTAAATGTTGCAATTTTGTGCAAAATTTGATTAGAATCCTCTGTTGCAAAATCATTTTTAATTGATGCTAAATCAAAAGGGATATACAATGTTGATAAATATAGAATCTTATCACTTGAATCATCTTTATTAAACACATATGATGTATCTAAATAATCATGATTGAAACTAAATAATTTAAATTTGAACTTGCTATTAGAATTCTTTTCTTTTGGATTTATAAAGTGGATTTCACTTAACTTTTCAAAGATTTTATTTGGCTCATTGTTAAAAAATATTGTATCTTCGCTAACAAAACCTGCTGATTTTAAAATCTCTAAAAAATAAACTGCAACATTATAGATACCCTGATGTGCAAGATCAAATAGAAAGCGCGGAACATCTAAATTATTCTTGAACAACTTAGATTCTACATTAATAATTTGATTTTGCTCTTCAATTTTATTTTGACCAATTTTTGAATTATCTATAAGCATTTCAGGCGAAATACTTTTAAAATCTCTTGAAATTGCTTGCAGTTTTTGTTCATCATTTAGTTGCAAACCATAAAAATCAGGTTTTTCTAAAATGTCACTTACTTGATTGTATTCTTGATTTTCTATCAGATTTTCCAAGTGATTTATTCCGATAGGATTTGAAGATTTTGAATCAAAAGGTTGGACTTTATCTGAATCATATTGATATTTAGAAGATAATCAATGATAGATGGTATCAGATTCTGTGGAACCATTTTCTTGTTTTGAATTTAAAAAATTTAAATTACTAATTTTAATTTCAATTTTTTTTACAGTTGAAACATCAATGAATTTAGTTTTAATTTCTACCAAACCATCAACCTTTAAATAAGGTGTGTTCTCTTTATTGTCCAAATAAATTTGCAAACTATCAGAATCTAATTTAAAATTAATTTCAAAAAATTTATCCAAATTTTCTTTGGTAATATCGTTCAAATTTGCATCTATAAAATTTAGTTGCTTAATTAATGGTTTTTTCAAACTATTAGATATTATTGATAATAAATAATTGTCTTTATCTTTTTTGCTAACAAAAAAACTACTTTTAAAAATGTGTAAAAAATCAAAAACAGATATTAATGATAAGTCAAATTTTGTATTTTTGGTTCCATTATTTGTCAAGTTATTTTGCCATTGTTGTCACCACAGTTGTCTAATTGAATTAATATTTAAATTTTGTAGGTTTATTGAATCTTTAAAGCTTTGCTTAAAAAAATCAGTTACTTTAAGATCTGAAAAACTAAATGAATTATCAAAATTAGTTTTACCAAACAAGTCAACAATATTGAGTGGCACAGCAATTATTTTAGATTCTTTATCTTTATTATTTGCTCACTTACTTTGATCTTGAATGAAAAAATACAAATTATTATTTTTACTAGTAATTCATTGGTTTTGATTACTAGGATTTTTAACTAGTTGAAAATCAGAATTACCTTCAGTTCTAAATCTACTTTTTGTATTTAGTTCAAAAAGTATTTCATTAAAATTTAAAAAATTTTCCAAATATTTTTTGGTTTCATTAGAAGTGATTTGTTTGTTGACATTGTTTAAAAAATCATTTAAGGAAACAAACTGAAGCGCTGTTGAAACCATTGTGTTTTTCACACTTTTGTCTTGAGTTGCAGTGCTTTCATTACTTTGTTGAAAACTAAATAAAATATTTTTATTAGGTTTTATTTTACTTGCTATATTTTTAATTCGTTCATCTAGTTGACTAGGTTGAATAACTTTTTGTTTTAAAGAACTTGCTATACCAACAGAAGTAGCAAGTACAATAGAACTTGCAATAACACTCAAACCAATTAGGATAAGTTTTTTCTTATCGTTTTTCTTAATTTTGTATATTTTCATATTTTAAATTTTTAAAAATACCTTTTATTTTACAAAAAAGAAAAAATTTATAATGTAATTCTTGGGAAAATAACAGCAGATTTTATTATTTTTTGATTTGCAAACTTATTAAAATTGAGAATTAAATCAAGACTTGTAGCCAAATTAGCTAAAGTCTGTGATACTTTTTGAGCAACTTTTGGCATTGCAACACTAAACATTACATTTGTTGCATAAATACCATTTAAAAGAGCAACTAAAATTGTGTTAAGTCTAACATCATCTTGACAAGCTCAAGGCTTTGCTAAATCAATGTATAAATTTAGTGATTTTCCTAAATTTATAGCAACTTTTAAAGCTTTATCAACTTCTAAATTATCAAAAAGTCTACTATATTCTTTTTGAGATTGTTCAATTTCACTATAAATATCTTTATCTATTTGTTCTAAAACATTGCTATCGAAAACTAAATTGCATTGTTGATTTTTATCAATGAGTGCCACTGTTCTACTAATTAGATTGCCAAAATTATTAGCTAAAGTAGCGTTGTAAAATAAAGTTAAATTAGTTTCATCAAAAATTCCATCTTGACCTAAAGGAATTTGGGTTGCAAAAAATAATTTAATAACTTCTGAGTCATACTTTGCCAAAATATCCAGTGGATCAATTACATTACCTTTAGATTTAGACATTTTTCCTTCATTTGTGACCAATCAACCATGAGTGATTATGTTTGTTGGTAATCTAAAATCAAGTGCTTTTAAAAAAATTGGTCAATAAATACAGTGGAAACGAGTAATCTCCTTACCAACTACATGAACAATTTGTTCACTTTCAAGTCAATAACTATTATTTGGATCACCTTCAACAACATTTAAAGTACTCACATAATTAAATAATGCATCTAGTCAAACATAAATAACATGTTTTGGATCAATTTCAGTTGGAATTCCCCAACTTTGGCGAGTTCTAGTAACTGAAAGATTTTCGAGACCTTTTTCAATAAAATTCTTAATTAATTCATTTTTAATTTTTTCTTCACTAATAAAATTGGGATGTTTGTTTCAAAAATCAACTAGTCAATCTTGCATTTTTTGCATATCAAAAAAGTATGATTCTTCTTCAATTTCTTCAACTTTAGCCCCACTAACTGGGTGATAATATGCACCATCTTTAAAAACAGCTTGCTTTGGAGTTAAAAATTCTTCATCACTAACTGAATAAAGTCCACGATAAAAATCTTTGTAAATATAGCCTTTTTCAACCAATTTGGTAAAAATTTGCTTCACAAATTTTTTATGTGGTTCATTTGTTGTGCGAATAAAAAAGTCATAATCAATGTCAAATTTTTTTCACAAATCAACAAACTTTGCAGCTGTTTGATCTACAAAAGTTTGCGGCTCTAGACCTACTTTAGCAGCGCTTTGAGCAATTTTTTGCCCATGTTCATCTGAACCTGTAAGCATTTTTGCATCAAAACCTTGCAATCTTTTGTAATTTCGGATCACTCATGCAATTGTTGTTGTGTAAAGGTGGCCGATATGTAAATTGCCAGAAGCATAATAAATTGGAGTAGTTATATAAAATTTTTTAGCCATTTTTCACCTTTTTGCAAACATAAAGTTTTTGAATTTCTTTGCGATATACATGTTTAGTTTTGTCTTTGGGATGTAAGTACAAAATTGGAAGATAATGTCCTCCTCAAGAACTTGCAAACTCAGCTTGAACTAACACAAATTTTGGAGCCTCGCCCAATCTGGGAGCTACAAACTGAGTTTTTTTGGGTTCAAATTTGTGTAATCTAAGCAATTCTAGTAAGTCAACATAGCGTTCAATTGGTAATACAAGTGCAAGTTTGCCCTTTTGATCCAAAATTTTTCCAGCACCTACAATAAGCTCTTCTAGTGTCAAATCAACTTCATAAATTGCTCTTTTGATTTCATCACTAACATTTTTAATTATTTTTGTATCCATCTTATAATAAGGTGGATTGGCAAAAACTAAATGATATTTTTGCCCAACACGAGCATTATGCTCTTTTCAAAAATCATTAAAATCAGCTTCAATAACATTAATTTGGCTTTGTTTATCATTCAAAACAACATTTTCTTTGGCCAAATTGATTGCTTTTTTGTTGATTTCAATAGCATCTATTTGTAATTTTGAATCTCTATGAGCTACAAAAATTGATAAGGCTCCATTGTTGGCACCAACTTCACAAGCCCGCTTAATTTTTTTACCAAGATCAATAAAATTTCCAAGCAAGATAGTGTCCACAGAATAGTTAAACATCGACTTGTCTTGTCAAATTTTAAGATCTGGATTATAACCTAAATTATTTAATACTTTCGTCATCTCTTCACTGAATTAAGCGTTTATTTTCTTGATAGTAACGACCAAATTTAGCTATTTTTGTACCATTTAGCATTGTTGCATCTGCGCTAAAATTATAGTTTATTTTTGTCATAAACTCACCGACACCATAGCTATCAACAGGTGCTTGGTTGGCTTCAAAATAAGCTATTTTTTCAGCATCAAATCCAGATGAAACAATAATTTTAACATGTTTACCATTGTGTTCATTTAACGCCAAACGCAAATTTTTAATCAAATTTAAGCTAACTCCAAAATCTTCAGGTTTTGGATTGGTAAATGATTTATCAACTACATTTTGCGATGTATCAACACGCACTCCATAGAGTTTATCGCCAAATTCGGCAAGCACTTTTAGTGAGTCAGTGATAACATCATTATTAAAATCAACAAGAGCTATAAGTTCATCTTCAGGAAACATCCGGTGATAAGCCTTGCAAGCTTCTACTATGTTTCCAGAAAAATTTTGGATTAATGCATGAGGCATTGATCCAAAATTTGACATTTCATACTCGCCATTTTGGGCTATGGAACTAAAGACTTTAACCCCTCCCAAGCGAGCAGCTTTGCCATCAATTTGTTGGAGTAAATAATGATCGCTTCTATCAGCCATATAAATAATTTCTTTGCCTTTTGCAGCTTCAACACATTTATAAGCATTTGTTGCAATAGAAGTTGAACGAGCTAAAATCCCATCTATAATTCCTTCATAAATTCCAAATTCATGTAAGGGACCTTCTAATTCTAAAACCACTTCTCTGCTAGAAATTAAGCTTCCTTCGGGTAAAAATTTAATTTTATACTTGCTAGTATCAGTGTTTTTTTTCAAAAATTCAAGCGCTTCATTAATACCAGCTAAAACAGCTAATTCTTTTCTTTGAAAAAATTGCAAAACAACAATGTTACTTGGGTTATTTTTTGCAACTATTTTTTCTGTTTTAAAAAAATAGTCTGCTACAAATTTATTAATTTTTATCATTTCAAATCACTTATTAAATTATCTTATAAGCCTTTTCTATAATATAAATTATAGTTTATTATTAAAAAACATTTTTAAATTAGTGAACATAATTTAAATTTTAATTGATAAAAATTTTAGAAAAATCAGCAATTTTGGCTGATTTTTTATGTTTTTGCAAAAAAAATTACACAAATCTTAAATCTAAAAAACAATGAAAATCTAGTGCTTTTATATAGTGAAAATAAAAAAAATAATTTTTTTTGACAATTAAAATTAAAAAAATGTATAATTGTGGGTGATAGTGGTAATAAGTGAATATGTTTGGAACTATTTTAAGAGCTTTAGATGAAAAAAATAGAATTGTATTACCCCCTAATTTTCGCGAAGAAATAGGAGAACAATTCTATTTATCTATTAGTTTAGAGCAAATTCTTGAAATACGTAGCAAACATAACTTTGATGCACTTGCTGAAAAACTAAATCAAAGAAATTCTCTAGATAAAAGTTTTAGGGATTTTACAAGATATTTTTTTGGTAATACTGTCAAAGTTAGTCTTGATGGTCAAGGTCGGTTCTTGATTCCCAAGAATCTTCTTGACCTAGCTGCTATCGAAAAACAGCTCTATTTAGTTGGCGTTGGTAAAAAAATTGAAATCTGACCAAAGCATCGTTATGAAGCCTTTAATAGTTTTTTTACAGATAAGGAAAATGTTGCTAAGTTAGAAGAAAAACTAGTTGAATCAGGGGTAGAGTTATAATGCATATTCCTGTTTTGTTAAAAGAACTAGTTGATCAATTAAATATTAACCCAGATGGCATATATGTTGATCTCACCCTTGGTCGAGGTGGACATTCAATTGCCATTTTAAAAAAATTAACAACTGGCAAATTAATTGTTTTTGACAAAGACAAACAAGCAATTGAAGCTAGCAAAAACAAGTTACTTGCAATTTCAAAAAATGTTATTTTTGTTTGATCTGACTTTGCTAATTTTGAAAATCATATGAATGAGTTAGGGATTAGTAAAGTTGATGGTATTGTTGCCGATTTGGGTGTTAGTTCACCACAAATCGATGACCCTGAACGAGGTTTTTCTTATCGCTTTGATGCTCGTGTAGATATGCGAATGGATCAAAGCCAAACTCTTGATGCTCATCAAATTCTCAACAGTTATAGTGAGCAACAATTAATTGAAATCTTAGCAAATTATGGTGAAATTAAACCAGCACGTCAAATTGCCAAAGCTATTATTTCAAACAGACCTGTCAATACCACATTTGAACTTGTAAATATTGTACGCAATTGTTTATCTCCTGCGTTGTTAGCTAAAAAAAATTTAGTGAAAAATGTCTTTCAGGCATTGCGGATTGCAGTTAATGGCGAACTTGATGCTTTGCAATCGTTGTTGTTTTGTTTCCTTTCTTTCTTAAAGCAAGGTGGAAAGTTTGCAGTAATTACATTTCATTCACTAGAAGACAAACTTGTTAAATTTAGCTTTAAAAAATTGCTAGATAAAAATAAAACTCCTTTTTTTGTCAAAGATGAACCTAGTTGTTTTGTAAAAACGATTTGACCGACTTTGCAAGAAATCGAATCAAATCCTAGATCTAAAAGTGCTAAATTGCGAATTTTAACAAAACTAAAGGATGAAAATGAAAGAAAAATTTAGTGAAATTATGCTAATGGGATTAGGTAATTTTGGAGTGCAAAATGTAAAAAAATTGCCTCAAACTAATTTTTCAAAGTTTTACATTAATATCAAAAGTGAAATGATTGGTCAATTTGACTTTGATCAAAGTATCATTTTAGATAGCGATGGTTTTGGCTATGATAGTAATTTGGCACACCAAATGGTACTAGACTACAAAGAAGTGATTAAATCCAAATTAGCAAATGTTAAATTTTTGTTTTTATTTGCTAGTCTTGGAGGTGCAACTGGTTCTGGAGCAATTCGTGCTTTAGCACAAATTGCAAAAGAACTTAACATCATCACTATTGCTGTAGTAGTATTACCAAATGATATTGAATGAAAATTCAAAGAAGAAAATAGTAAGGATACATTGGATTTTATAGTTGATAAAGTTGATTCTCTTGTTGTCATATCTGGTAAAAATTTTTCAGAAACATATGAAAATTTTCAACAGAGTGATTTAGACAAGCTCATTAATAATAAACTTCAAGACATTGTGGAAGTGATAACTGATACAGTAATTCAAGAAAATGAAGTTATTCCAATCAACCTTTCACTTATGAAATCTGCTTTAAAAAGCAACAAACACTTATATGTAAGTCAAGCAATAGCAACTGGTGATAACGATAAAATTTGACGCTCAAAAAGAGTGGCTAATGATTTGTTTGCCAACCCTGCTGAGCAATTTGATTGAAAAAAATTTGATGAATTACTTATTTCAATAAGTGCTTCAGAAACAATTACTCAACTTGAAATTAAAAATATTTTAGATTCAATTAAATCTAAATTTGATAGCAACAAACTAAATTATTCATACTGTCTCTTAAGAAGAAACGAACTAGTTAATGACATCAAAGTTGGTCTAATAGCTAGTGAAAAACGCTATAATTTCAAAGAGAGTAATTATCCAACAAATTCAGATACACTTAATGAATTTGACTTAAATGATTTAGATTTGGATACACTAGTCGATTAAAGATGAGCAATTTACTTTAAGGCAACTAAAAAGCTAGATGATGTATGGCGAAGTTTGGCAATTTAGTTAAATTGAATTAAATTTTAAAAAAACCTCAATTGAGGTTTTTTTTATTTATTTTTTTGAGCATTTTGTGCCAAAATTTGTTCTGCCTTATTAGGAAGTGATTGACCAAAAGAAAAGTAGCTAAAAATTTTTTGAAAAGCTTGCGGGGGAATGCATAAGTCTTTCAATTTGTCATCAGTGATGCTCAAATCAAGTTCTTTAGCACCCTTTTCCAAATCTCAAGCAAATTCTGGATTAGCCACAAAAGCTGATGTAATACCGATTAAGTCTGCATATAAACTAGCTTGATTTATTTTTTGCGCGCTATTTATAGAACCACTAATAATTAATGGAATTCTATGATTTAAATATTGATAAACCACTTTAGAAACTAGTTCATTATAATAAATACCTTTAGAGCGAACTTTATTTAAAAACACACTTCGACCTCAACTCGCAATTGCTAAGTATGATAACTTAATTTTTTTAGCAAAAATAATTTCAAAAAGATCAATAAAATCTTCAATTGTATAACCAAGTTCATCTCCGCGAGTTTCTTCAGGTGTAAAACGAAATCCTAAAATAAAATCTGTAGTTGCAAATTCCTCAATCACTTGACTAACCCCTTCTAAGACTTGCAAAATAAATCGAGAACGATTTTCAATGGTGCTGCAACCATATTCATCATTGCGTTTATTGTAAAAACAAGAAAAAAATTGTTGGGGAAGCAATTTTTGAGCACACGAAATTTCAATACCATCAAAACCAGCTTTAATTGCTCTTTTTGTGGCATTTTTATAGTCTTTTATAATTTCTTCAATTTGCATTTTAGAAAGTTCTAAGACTTTGTGAGGTTGGGGAAATTCCAAAAAATTAGCGCTAACTCCATAAGTGTGACCAACTTCATTGAGTGTTGCAAGCGAATGCGAACCAGCATGAATTAGTTGTGCAACTGCTAATTTGTGCTTTGATTTCATAGCACTTGCTAATTTAGATAAACCATAAATGTACTTATCATCACTAATGCTGATTCCATAATCAAAAAGTTTACCATTTTCACTCACATAAAGTCCACCTGTGATTGTAAGTGGTGCAGAGTGTGCTCGACGAGCCGCAAATTCAATATCTGCTAAATTTACAAAGCCTTTTTGACTTAAATTTAAATTTATTGGACAAGCAACAAACCTATTTTCAAGCAAATAACTGCCTAAATAAAAAGGATGAAAAACTTTTTTGTTCATAATCTTAAGATAAAATTACATCAATAATTTCTTGTGCTGTAATTTTGGTAAAAAATAAATTTTCTAAATCAATGGTTTCTAGTGCTTTTTGCAACTCATTTTGTTCTAACTTGCAACCTTGCAAAGCTTTTTCTAAACTTTCAAGTGATTTTTTAACAAAAAAATCACCACTAATTTTTACTTTAGAAATTCGAAAATTCTCAATTTCAAAGGAGAAATTGATAGTTCCAATGCTCAAACGAGCATCACGATTATATGAATAAGCTGGACTAGTTCCAAATGTTCAATCTCAATTTTTATATTTTTTTTGAATTAAGTCATCAATTTGACTTCAATCTTGGTCACTAAGTTGATATTTTTGAAAACTTTGCAAAGATTTTTTCTCTAATTTATCCAAAATTAAGTCTTTAAATTCAAAAGCATTCAAATTTGCAAATTCAGGTTTGAGATATTCTTTTATTTTTGCAACTCGTTGTCGAACTGATGTAATTCCTTTAGCTTCAATTTTTTTACGATTTGGTCTAAGAATTTTTTCCAAACTATCAAAATCAATGTCATAAAGTAAAGAATAACCGGCATAAATTCTATTACCATTCAATGACATAGCAGCACCTGAAACTTTTTTTCCATCAATAATTAGATCATTTTTACCACTAAAATTGACATTTTTAGCTCCCAAATCTTGTAAAATTTCAACAATTGGTGCATATAGTTCGCCATAATTTGATAACAATGATGGATGTTTACGATAAGGGAATGAAAAACAAAAATTAGCCGCTAAATCATCAATGTAAATAGCACCTCCACCTGTGTCACGTCGCACAATACTCAATTTATTGGCTTCTAAATAATCAAAATTAACTTCTAATTCAGGGTTTTGAAAATAGCCAATTTGGACATGAGCATCACAAATATATGGAAAAACAATTGTGTCTTCAGGATCAAGATTCTCAATGGCTCAGTATTGAATCGCTATTAAATAAGCACCATCTTTAATTCACTTACCATTTCTAATTGGTTCAATTAAAATCATTTTTTACCTTTCTAATTCTCAAATTTGTTCGATTAATTTAGCAATATCTTCATTAAAAATTTTGCTTTGCTTTTTAACATTTTCTTGCAAGTGATAGTTTTTAGAGTTTAATACTAGATATTTAGCTTTTGGATTGTTGATTGTCATCTGCCAAAAAGGTCATTTAATGAGTTGAGGTGTTGTATAACCAACACCAATTTCAAAAAAGACAACTTTTTTGTCTTGATTTTCTTGCAAAAAGGATTCATATTTTTGTTTTTGCAAGAAAAAATCATCATTTTCAACCATACCTTTAAAAGCAATTCTCTTGTTCACTTCTAAAAAAGCATCACAATTTGGACATTTTGGCAACAATTCCAAACTTACTTGCATGTTTTTTTGATTTAAGACCATTTTTTCAATTAATTCATTTTTTTGATAAAGTTTATTCGAACACATTTGCGAACATTGCAACAAATCATATTTACCTTGAATATAAAAAATTTTATTCTCATTAAAACCATTAACTAATAAACTATTATCAGAGTTGGTTGTGATAATAAAATAATTTTTAGTTTCAAGAATATCTTTTAACTTGGAAAATATAGAACTTTTTGGTAAGTCAAAACAATTTAATTTAATGAATCGACTATGAAAAGCTCAATAAGTTTGTCAATTAGGATAATCAAAAAGTGAAGCTTGAAGCATATCAAGGAGACGATATTTTTCAATAAAATCTCCAAAATGTTGTTCAAATCTAGAACCTGAATAACCAATGTTAGCTGCCGCTGTTAATCCAGCACCAATTCCAACAACAATAGTATCAGCGTCACTTAATAAATCCAAAATTTCTTTGGCTGATTTTTTCAAATTAAAAGTTTGGTAAGCTGTTGAATTCATTTTCATCAACTTTAGTTAATTTAATAATTCAATTTTGACGAGCATCGGCTGAGTTTAGAAGTCTTGGAGTTGTAATTGCTTCTTGATTAATTTCTACAATTTCACCAGCTAATGGTGTTTTAATTGATAAAACAGTTTTTGAAGCTTCGATTTTTAATATTTCATCATTTTTAGAAAGACTTTTGGCATTTGTGAAGCGCAAAAAACCAATAGTCCCTACATCATCTTGTAACTCAGCACTCATTGAAATTGTGACAATATTTTCTGTTTTTTCAATAATTAAAAAATTAGCAAATTTTTTCATAGTTTTCCTTATTGTTTTAATTGATAAATTTTAGCAATTTGTTCAAGGGTTTCACTTCTATTTGCATGAGTTTGTCCAAAAGGAACAATCATTATTTCCTCAAGTTGCAATTCATTGCTAAAATAGTCAATTTGTTCTTTGATTTTGACAGCATCCCCTACTATAATTTTACTTTGATGAAAAGCAAAACTTGCAATTTCTTCTTTAGTTAATATCAAGTTTTTAACTTGTTCAAAACTAGGTATTGTGTCAAACTCATTGAAAAAATTACGACCTAAAAGATATGTGCTCATAATTTGAAGATATTGTTGAATTTCCATTTCATTTGTAAGGTAATTTGCAAAAATTGCAAAAGAAACCTTACCAGTTGAATTATGTAGTTTTTTATAGGTTTTTCTATAAATTTCAATGCATTTTTTAGCATTTGTAAGATCTGGAAATAAAAAATAACCATAAATTATGCCATATTTATGTTTTGCTGCATACTTAGCAGTTTTTTCAGAAGTTATAAGTAAAAATAATTCACTTTGTTGGTTATTTTTAGGTACTAATTCAAGATTTGAGCTTTGATTTGTTGTTAATATGGATTGAATTTTGGATGTTTTAGAATAAAAAACTCTTTTACTAAAATTAATTATTTTAAACTCTTTTTGGCCAGGAGGAGTTCCTGGATTAGAGGCAAGCCCATAATAACAACGACCTGGATAAAAATTATTGAATGTCGAAATTATTTCAGCTATAGCAAAAGGTTGGCTATAGTGGACTAAAAAACCTGCAAAACCAACTTTTATTTTGCTAGTGTTTTCTAAAATTTTGGTGCCCAAAATAGTTGGTTGAGAAATACTCAATGATTTAACACTGTGGTGCTGTGTCAACCAAAAGCTATGATAACCTAATTTTTCAGAAAGTTTGGCAAGTTCTATGCTATCCAAATGACTTTGTCTAAAATTAGAATTGTAGTCAACAATACCATAATCTAAGATTGAAATTTTCATATTTAATCAAATTTGGTTCGATTTTTATAAGTTAATTTTATTCTAATCAATTAACGAATAAATTTATCAAAAACTTTGACAAAATCCTTTTTGTTTTCAGTATAAATTAGGTGACCTGTTTTTGGAATAACTTCAATTTGAATATGTGGAATTACACTCTTATAGTAAGCCATATTTTCATCTTTTAAAACAATTCCATCATTCTCACCAAGAACTAGTAACGCTGGACAACTAACTTGTTTAAGACCTTCGTCAATTTTGTCCATAATGTAATCTTGTGGCAAAGTCATCCCTAAGGCCACAATGTTGTCATTATTGTGATATTCATAATCAAAAGTAGCTGTTGCTCATTCAAGTCATTTTGGATCCTTGTATTTTTCTTTGTCATATTCATAAATAGTCATAAAATCCAACATTTGCTGTGGTGTTTTTGGGAAAAAATTGTCTTTAAATAATTGAGCTAATGGCATATTTGCTTTATTCATTGGACCAATAAAGATAATTTTTTTGATTAATTCAGGAATTAATTTATAAACTAAGGCAGCATTACCAGCTCCCATAGAGTGACCAACTAAAATTACGTCTTTAAGATTGAGAGTTTTGATAAAGCGCACCAATTCATGAGCATAATACTCCATATTCAGCTGGTGTGGCATTGCAAGTGTCATATTGCATCCTGGTAAAGTGAATGAAAAATAATTAACATCTTTTAAATCTGCCACAGCAGATCAAAAAACATTGTGATTTGAGTTGAAACCATGACAAAACACAATATTAATTTTATTGTTTTTATCATAATTTATTACATAGGGGTAATCTCAATTAAATTGATTCATATTGTCCTTTATTAATTGTTTTTAAAAAAATAAATTAGTTTATTAATTTAAATTATACTAATTTTAAAATAAAAAGTAAAAGCATTTTGAAGGTTTTTCTTCAAAAACTAGTAATTGAAAATCTAAAAATTTTAAATTACTAGTTTTTATTTTTAACAAATTATTAAAAAATAAAAGAAAAAACCAAAGTAAAACTTTGGTTTTTGTATTATATGATTTTAAAAAAACTACTATTTTAGAATTTCGGTAACAGTTCCAGCACCAACGGTTCTTCCACCTTCACGGATAGAGAATTTAGTTCCTTGCTCAACAGCAATAGGTGCAATAAGTTCAACAGTTAAATCAATATTGTCACCTGGAACAACCATTTCAGCATCAAATTCTAATCCACCAGTTACGTCAGTAGTTCTAAAGTAAAATTGAGGTTTGTAGTTTTTGAAAAATGGAGTGTGACGTCCACCTTCTTCTTTTTTAAGAACA
It encodes the following:
- a CDS encoding nicotinate phosphoribosyltransferase; amino-acid sequence: MIKINKFVADYFFKTEKIVAKNNPSNIVVLQFFQRKELAVLAGINEALEFLKKNTDTSKYKIKFLPEGSLISSREVVLELEGPLHEFGIYEGIIDGILARSTSIATNAYKCVEAAKGKEIIYMADRSDHYLLQQIDGKAARLGGVKVFSSIAQNGEYEMSNFGSMPHALIQNFSGNIVEACKAYHRMFPEDELIALVDFNNDVITDSLKVLAEFGDKLYGVRVDTSQNVVDKSFTNPKPEDFGVSLNLIKNLRLALNEHNGKHVKIIVSSGFDAEKIAYFEANQAPVDSYGVGEFMTKINYNFSADATMLNGTKIAKFGRYYQENKRLIQWRDDESIK
- the metG gene encoding methionine--tRNA ligase, with the translated sequence MAKKFYITTPIYYASGNLHIGHLYTTTIAWVIRNYKRLQGFDAKMLTGSDEHGQKIAQSAAKVGLEPQTFVDQTAAKFVDLWKKFDIDYDFFIRTTNEPHKKFVKQIFTKLVEKGYIYKDFYRGLYSVSDEEFLTPKQAVFKDGAYYHPVSGAKVEEIEEESYFFDMQKMQDWLVDFWNKHPNFISEEKIKNELIKNFIEKGLENLSVTRTRQSWGIPTEIDPKHVIYVWLDALFNYVSTLNVVEGDPNNSYWLESEQIVHVVGKEITRFHCIYWPIFLKALDFRLPTNIITHGWLVTNEGKMSKSKGNVIDPLDILAKYDSEVIKLFFATQIPLGQDGIFDETNLTLFYNATLANNFGNLISRTVALIDKNQQCNLVFDSNVLEQIDKDIYSEIEQSQKEYSRLFDNLEVDKALKVAINLGKSLNLYIDLAKPWACQDDVRLNTILVALLNGIYATNVMFSVAMPKVAQKVSQTLANLATSLDLILNFNKFANQKIIKSAVIFPRITL
- the mraZ gene encoding division/cell wall cluster transcriptional repressor MraZ, whose amino-acid sequence is MFGTILRALDEKNRIVLPPNFREEIGEQFYLSISLEQILEIRSKHNFDALAEKLNQRNSLDKSFRDFTRYFFGNTVKVSLDGQGRFLIPKNLLDLAAIEKQLYLVGVGKKIEIWPKHRYEAFNSFFTDKENVAKLEEKLVESGVEL
- a CDS encoding tRNA1(Val) (adenine(37)-N6)-methyltransferase translates to MTKVLNNLGYNPDLKIWQDKSMFNYSVDTILLGNFIDLGKKIKRACEVGANNGALSIFVAHRDSKLQIDAIEINKKAINLAKENVVLNDKQSQINVIEADFNDFWKEHNARVGQKYHLVFANPPYYKMDTKIIKNVSDEIKRAIYEVDLTLEELIVGAGKILDQKGKLALVLPIERYVDLLELLRLHKFEPKKTQFVAPRLGEAPKFVLVQAEFASSWGGHYLPILYLHPKDKTKHVYRKEIQKLYVCKKVKNG
- the rsmH gene encoding 16S rRNA (cytosine(1402)-N(4))-methyltransferase RsmH encodes the protein MHIPVLLKELVDQLNINPDGIYVDLTLGRGGHSIAILKKLTTGKLIVFDKDKQAIEASKNKLLAISKNVIFVWSDFANFENHMNELGISKVDGIVADLGVSSPQIDDPERGFSYRFDARVDMRMDQSQTLDAHQILNSYSEQQLIEILANYGEIKPARQIAKAIISNRPVNTTFELVNIVRNCLSPALLAKKNLVKNVFQALRIAVNGELDALQSLLFCFLSFLKQGGKFAVITFHSLEDKLVKFSFKKLLDKNKTPFFVKDEPSCFVKTIWPTLQEIESNPRSKSAKLRILTKLKDENERKI